In Kaistella faecalis, a genomic segment contains:
- a CDS encoding glycoside hydrolase family 3 protein: MKKVKHPFTSIFIFLFSLQLSAQYQPKNLSKDDLKKANNWVNQTYNNLSQDDKLGQLFIVALYTNKDEEHISNVRSIVENEQIGGLILMQDDAAREITLVNEFQKKSKVPLMIGMDAEWGLFQRIAAAHKFPWAMTLGAIQDKNLITQMAAKIAEDSKRMGINWNFAPVVDVNTNPDNPIIGNRSFGSEVPNVISSALAYSNGLQENNILAAIKHFPGHGDTNTDSHLDLPVVSHNLQRLNEVELAPFKALMDKGIGGVMVAHLYVPALEKENGIPASVSKNIITGLLKEKLGYKGLIITDALNMGAVAKRYKPGELDALAFKAGNDIMLFSEGVKEGKRLIQLAIDNKEISQSRVEESVKKILLTKYYLGLDKYEPRNPENIKHDLNNDSHKILVQNLYANALTLLKDDKKLLPLNCKETYYYVPLEEAPYQTFANQLNLGTTVIVKKSSEISSIPKNSKVIVGFHKDNSTAYKPYKISAESKKALADLSKNHQIILNVFGSAYALKDVDISKVSTVLVAYENNDDSMTAGANALNGSTNISGRLPVLVNSSLKAGAGLDLKTSAKSGPTGQKNNKTVIE; encoded by the coding sequence ATGAAAAAAGTGAAACATCCTTTTACCTCTATTTTTATTTTCTTGTTTTCCCTGCAGTTATCTGCTCAATATCAGCCGAAAAATCTATCAAAAGATGATTTAAAAAAGGCAAATAATTGGGTTAATCAAACCTATAATAACCTTTCACAGGACGACAAATTAGGTCAGCTGTTCATCGTAGCACTTTATACCAATAAGGACGAAGAACATATCAGTAATGTGAGAAGCATCGTAGAAAATGAGCAGATTGGCGGATTAATCCTGATGCAGGATGATGCTGCGCGGGAAATTACTCTTGTGAATGAATTCCAGAAAAAATCGAAAGTTCCGCTCATGATTGGGATGGATGCAGAATGGGGACTTTTTCAGCGAATCGCGGCGGCACACAAATTTCCTTGGGCCATGACTCTGGGGGCGATTCAGGACAAAAATCTTATTACTCAAATGGCAGCAAAAATTGCTGAAGATTCCAAACGAATGGGAATTAACTGGAATTTCGCGCCGGTAGTTGATGTAAATACCAATCCGGATAATCCCATCATTGGCAACCGAAGTTTCGGTTCTGAAGTTCCAAATGTAATCAGTTCTGCCTTAGCCTACTCCAACGGTTTGCAGGAAAATAATATTTTAGCAGCCATTAAGCACTTTCCCGGTCACGGTGATACGAACACCGACTCCCATCTGGACTTACCGGTTGTTTCTCACAATCTCCAGCGTCTGAACGAAGTTGAACTCGCTCCTTTCAAAGCGCTTATGGACAAAGGAATTGGCGGCGTTATGGTGGCCCACCTTTATGTACCCGCTTTAGAAAAAGAAAATGGAATCCCCGCTTCTGTCTCCAAAAACATTATTACGGGATTGCTCAAAGAGAAATTGGGTTACAAAGGTTTAATTATTACCGATGCTTTAAACATGGGAGCTGTAGCAAAACGGTATAAACCGGGTGAACTGGATGCCCTTGCTTTTAAAGCCGGAAACGATATCATGTTATTTTCGGAGGGCGTAAAAGAAGGAAAAAGATTGATTCAGTTGGCGATAGATAATAAAGAAATCAGTCAGTCACGCGTAGAAGAAAGTGTGAAGAAAATTTTGCTGACCAAGTATTACCTTGGTCTGGATAAATATGAACCCCGAAATCCGGAAAATATCAAGCATGATCTGAATAATGATTCCCACAAAATACTGGTTCAGAATCTATACGCTAACGCTTTGACCTTGCTTAAAGACGATAAAAAACTGCTTCCGCTTAACTGTAAAGAAACCTATTACTACGTTCCTCTGGAAGAAGCCCCTTACCAAACATTTGCAAATCAGTTAAATTTAGGAACTACAGTTATTGTAAAGAAAAGTTCAGAAATCTCCTCCATTCCGAAAAATTCAAAAGTGATTGTTGGATTTCATAAGGATAATTCCACCGCTTACAAACCTTACAAAATATCGGCCGAAAGCAAAAAGGCATTGGCAGATTTAAGCAAAAACCATCAGATTATTCTTAATGTCTTCGGATCCGCTTATGCATTAAAAGATGTAGATATTTCTAAAGTTTCCACGGTATTGGTAGCTTATGAAAACAATGATGATTCAATGACTGCTGGCGCGAATGCATTGAACGGCAGCACCAATATTTCAGGCCGGCTGCCGGTTTTGGTAAATTCCAGTCTGAAAGCAGGCGCGGGATTAGATCTGAAAACTTCCGCGAAAAGCGGCCCTACAGGACAAAAAAACAATAAAACAGTAATTGAGTAA
- the deoD gene encoding purine-nucleoside phosphorylase, which translates to MSVHIAAKKGEIAKTVLQPGDPLRAKYIADNFLTDVKLVSKTRNIFYFTGLYKGKEISVGASGMGAPSIGIYSYELYTEYDVDTIIRIGTCGGYTPELHLFDVLNVENATSESTYAKFAWGIEEELIENQGNVYGLINETAKNMSLNLKPTNIHTSDVFYRATPGIPAIAEKYNCTAVEMEAFALFANAKHLGKNAATILTVSDIIPTQEQISADQREQALTPMIQLALETALHL; encoded by the coding sequence ATGAGTGTTCATATCGCAGCAAAAAAGGGTGAAATCGCTAAAACAGTTTTGCAACCCGGCGATCCGCTTCGTGCGAAATATATTGCCGACAATTTTCTGACTGATGTAAAATTGGTAAGTAAAACCCGCAATATCTTTTATTTTACAGGATTATACAAGGGTAAAGAAATCTCAGTAGGTGCGAGTGGTATGGGCGCGCCAAGCATCGGAATCTATTCTTATGAACTTTATACGGAATATGATGTAGATACTATTATAAGAATTGGAACATGTGGTGGCTACACTCCTGAACTACACCTTTTTGATGTACTGAATGTTGAAAATGCCACAAGTGAATCCACCTATGCAAAATTTGCATGGGGCATCGAAGAGGAGTTGATTGAAAATCAGGGAAATGTTTACGGACTAATTAACGAAACTGCCAAGAATATGTCACTTAATTTAAAGCCGACAAATATTCATACCAGCGATGTTTTTTACAGAGCAACTCCTGGAATACCTGCAATCGCCGAAAAATATAATTGTACCGCCGTGGAGATGGAAGCGTTCGCACTCTTTGCTAATGCAAAACATTTAGGCAAGAATGCGGCAACAATTCTTACGGTTTCAGATATTATTCCTACACAGGAACAGATTTCGGCTGACCAGAGAGAGCAGGCTTTAACACCGATGATTCAGCTGGCACTGGAAACTGCTTTGCATCTCTAA